The Vigna radiata var. radiata cultivar VC1973A chromosome 6, Vradiata_ver6, whole genome shotgun sequence DNA segment taatccataaaaaaaataaggaagcTGAGTTGGGTGAATTGTGGTTTATATTGTATTGATTAAAAGGTTGCATTTACACCTATCCAACAACTACATGCCAGCAGACTAACTTTCCAGTTCATATAACTATACTGAATAGAGtctatacaataaaatataatatacacaATGGTTAAGAATGTTACATAGGTGGTGGAAAGACTCAATAATTCTTTCCAAGCCAGATTATCGCTTTTCAATGGTGTTAAATACTAGAGCTAGTCATAGTTATTCACAAATCGCACACCATGAAACAATACACATGTATGGGTAGTATACCACTACTTTATGTACATTAACCATTGCCTTTCAGAAGAAGCGCGAAGCTAACTAACAAAATTTGATGAAGAGACTCCGATAAAGCATTACATCAGGTGGGGGACTCGGCCAGAAGAAGAGTATGCCACCAACCACAAGCAACATTTTTAGGAACACAACCTTCAATGGTGACTTCAGAAGGAACGTTACGGTCAATGACGTCCCCAAGGCCCAGCTGTCACACCCACAAATCACAACTTAGAACAGAATGATTCCACAACATGAATGTTACTAATACCAGTACAACTCTACACTTACAGTAGAAGTGGTAAAAAAAGGTTCCTTGTTTAAAACATGAAATGAAAAGATGTACATATGAAAAAGGTTGTGTGATATAAGCACCTGTCCATATTTGTTCCATCCCCAGCAGAAAACTCTTCCACCCTCTTGAAGAACATAAACGAAAGGAAACTAATTAAATGTGTAAGAATAGACATGCCAGTTTACATGTGTATGTTCTTTGAAGTgcaaaaaaagataaaaattaaacattacttGTGCATAAGATCCTGATGACTACtgcaaaagtaaaattaaaaacagtAACGTACTTAAGAATTTGAGCTATGCTAGCAATCTTACTTAACTCGTGTGGGATTTGGCTAAAACAGAGATTATATAACCCATTCATAACAAACCCTGTCCGAGATTGCTCAGTTTGACCAGCACCGTTGTCTTTATGGACATCACATAATTAAAGAACCCTTTTACCTTACATTCCTTCACAGTGGAACCGACATCCCacatttttaacaaaacaaatatgTTACAGCCTATTTTTTCCACAGTTTTCTTAGCAGTTGTGTTGGTAAAAGATGAATCCAACCAAACTTTTGGAAGTTGAACGAATGATTAACATTTGGGGAAATGTTAAGTGCTCACAGCTCATTTACTTCAGAGATATCAAACAGATATTCAGATTTATAGTGTTTAGATATGTGTTAAATGACTTTAATGGAAGCCTGACTCTGATTAGACAgctattaaaatgatataagcAGGTATAGGATGGTATACCTGTTACCAAAGCAGTGTGACGAGCACCACACGATATATTCTTTGCATGAATATTTTCCAAACTCGGAGAATCCACTAGTCTTGGTAGAGTCTGCTTAAAAATTGAAGTAAATACTTGAAAAACTGAATCACAGGTTGCCTCAACtaataaaacaatcaaataataCCACGTGCTTAGCAGGTCATTCAGTGACATCAATATTTATGACGAATGTATAACCACAGCACACTGATATGTAATTATGATTTGTTTTAGCAACAAACTGGGTGGGGAATATGGGATGACACTAATTATAGCATACCTCAGCTTGATCGGCACCAGTTCCTAGCTGTCCAAACTGATTACCACCAAATGCATACACATCACCATCAGCAGATGTACAGACTGTATGCCACAGTCCTGCAGCAACCCCCTCTATGTGGATACCCAATAAGGAAGATACACAAGTTGGGCTTAGTTCATCATCGGTACTTCCTTGCCCACACTTGACCAAAACAAGATGACATAAATAGAGTATAATGAGCTTAAGCATGCATTGACCAAGAGGTgacaagaaagataaaatattgtAAGGAATAGAATAAATAATCCCTTGTTAGAGTGAACCACATCTTCAACATCTACTTGCTTTTGTCCACCATATTCTACTTTACCTACAGATTCATCCTTAAGAATGGTTAAGGGGTGATGGTATCCAAACAGTTCCGCAGATGAATATATTTCAACCGAGTATCACATAATTCAGTTGGATTCAAGTGTATGATAATACTCCCACAATATAAGGCAAGTCAAAtcacaaatttaattaagtacACGTTGCACTTCAAATTTTTCCCCGTACCTAGGAAGTATTACATAGCAAAATAAACAACAGGATGTTGGTGATATATCATGCAAAGTGAGGTAATTCAGAGCATGGGGTGCTCCTCAGTATCAAGGGGTTACTATTATCTGAAAAGATCTGAATGATAAAATGGCCGATGATGAAGCAAAATGGATttctcatgaaaaaaaattaaaggcaAAAGCAGAActggaagagagagagaatttaAGCTCGGTCGCTGACAAGAATACTGCATCAGAAAGGGATTTTCTAATATTAGGATTCAGGAACCATTGCTAGCAAACTACAGCCTTGCACACATCAGAAGATTTCATTTACTATAAACGCTGATAAAATTTATGGAAAAACTCTGCAATTTTGATCTGCTGTAACATACCCATTACATCAATAACCTCAATTATGAAGCCATGAAAATAAATTGGCAATATGCTGGTGACAGTGCATAATTACAAATTCGTCCAGTTACATTGCCGAATAGATATGAACTTGcagaagttaaaaataatatcccAGTTCACTTTAAATTTTACCTGTCCATAGAGTCCCCAACCAAAAGTAAGCAAGGCTCCAGCATCTGTCAACTCAAGATAGATATTCCAATATTAGTACAAACAAATTTACCAAAGATGACAAAagttttttgaaacaaaaacaagCTTACGAAACTAGTTTTTGTACTAGAAAAATTAACTCCTAATCTAGTACCCAGAAAGACAACGCTATATGTAGATCAgtattttttcaagtttttggATCTAATGTTAAGATATTATGTCTCCTTGTCAAATCAGACAATTCCCAATCACTCCATTCGATCCGTTAAGAAACTAGTTTTCTCATAAACACCACTAAGCACCAAATTTTGACACCATGTACGAAAATTGCACCATTATAAACAAAGCATAgagatattttcattttaggtTCTTCAAAGAACTAAAGTGCAGGCTGTCCAGTTGAGTTGCTGAATAGACTGACACATATGTACCTGTAATGACTGCACTATGTCGACCTCCACAGGCAATTCTCTTTATGTAACTTCCAGGAACTCTAAAACTTTGTCCCTCTGAACCCATGCTTCCTCGAACCAGTGTAGCAGATCTATCTTTACCATAATAAGAGGAATCAGTACATGGAACGAGATGAGGAGAGGATACCATACGTATTCTTGAACCCAAACCAAGCTGCCCTTCACCTCCATAACCCCAAGCCCACACCAGTCCTGTATCTGAAACTCTCATTAAACCAAAATCAATTATACGTCTTAGACATCAAAGATAtttcaatcaaacataaaatggGAAGAAAATAACACACATAAAATCTTGGACTTGGGTTTAAAACTAGTCCGTTACAAGGTCCTGTACCTGACAATGCAAGTGTATGGCGTCCACCGGCAGCAACACTAGCTATCTTTATTCCTGGATTTAGTGTGACAAGACACGGAAACGCAGTCAGACTATCATCGCTGGATGATGAGCTTTCAGCTGTTTGCTTTGTTGCAGATACTCTCCTTCGCTTTGTACTTTCTTCTCCACTGTTATTGGAGGCAGTACCTCCAGTAGATCTTGAGCCTTGTGAACGAGGGCTCACTATTGCAAAACAACTCTATATCAGTCACCAATAACAAGGAATCATGGTCCCCCCCAGGGAGGGATAAATAACTGGAGGCAGTACATCCAGGTAGGGAATGAGGGTTCATCATAGAGGGGTAAGctataaaacttttgttttcttctttctttttgggTTGCAAGATTCTATCATATATCCCCCACTCCTTCTTTGGAGCACCTTGGCTTGCGTAGACCACTCCTTGGGAGGGACAGCTAGCTGTACATAAGCTGTGGTTGTAAAGAGGTCAAACATACCTTGCTCTGTTGATAATTGACTATGACTTCCTGGCACATCTTTTTCAAGACCTACCCCTGTCGATGGTTCACCAAATACCCTCCCTGAGGGAATACATTCTTTCCATCCCCATGTATAAACTTCTCCATGTTCTGTGGCAAAACATATTTGCAGAAAACTTAGCTTAATGCACAAGACAAAAAACTCCTTTCCGACTGGATGATATTGTTGAATTCATTTTGGATGTGTTACttgttaaaataatagataCATGAAAAGACTTATAGAAAACCAAAACTATAGGTTCTATTAAGTTTAGTCTTCTTATTTCACTCTCATCGTctcatttcttcttttcctctcaGGCCATAACGTAAGAAAATCCACCTCACCTGTTACAGCAACACAATGAGCCCATCCTGCTGCAGCTTTCACAATAGATGCTTCGGTTGGAAGAGGGAAAGGCTCTGGAGTTTCCTTTACAAATAAATCAGAAATGTTAGTTCGTtgacaaagaagaaagagataataaaagagagcatcGGGGTCAAACTATCCGATAAACAGTTATGCATTACCCCGTGCTTGCCAGAAGTCACATAGCTTTGGCCTAAATCATCTGTCGAGCCCCACGTGATGAGCTTCCCTGATTCTGATTAAGGAAGAACACGTGAGTAATGATAAATCCTTCGTACAAATAAAATGGTAAAAGAAACCGAAAGAGAGACAGGCCATAACCCAAATgctatcaattaaatatttacaacaCGATGAAGAACAACAACACATTCCATGGGGTGAGCGGCAAGACATTGgtagtaaaaataaattgtctCTAGTAAAACAGTAATGAAAGCCTCACAAATTTCCAAACAACCCCATAAATTCATCTCCTCAGATTTGAGTGTTTGACCATATTTGACCAACCTTACAAAATAAGACCCCATCAAAGTTCAAAAGCGCaattctttatttaataaaaccaTAAACAAAAGTACAAAAATACTGTTCACTCAGACCCTGGTCGAGAGAGGAAAACAAAAACTCCAATGAGAATAAAATCAGAGAAGGGAGCTCAAGCCGCTAAACTGAATTGAGTTTCTGCTCAAATCCTCCAAGTTCAACTATTTCCTCAAACCTGCTTAATTTTCAAATCCAAACCAATAGAAGAAACGATAGGTAATTAAAGGAATGAAAAGATAAAGCACCAGAGATAGCAATAGCGAATCCACAACCACCGCCGCAAACGTCATTCCAAGAGTGACTACATGGCGGAAACCTAACAGCGACGGGAGTCAAGAGCGGCGTCCTCTGCGGCAGAGCTCCGGGAAGGTAACCCCACATGTAAAGCACCCTCTCCAATGCCCCTACCTTACTTTCCTCGCCATTATTCACGCCCATTCCCACAATCTCAAAAACCCACTTCCAAAAGAGTCAACAACACAAACActcactctttctttttcccttttgttttCTGGCGCTTTCTTCTCtttggagagagaaagagagacagcgggtttgtttgtgttttcgtTTTTTCTTCAATGGCTCAACGTATAAAATGAACGAATCATTTTCAGGGGAATGAGGGTGCCACGTCGGATGCCCACGTGGTTCCGTAGCCACGTGGCCTCCTGCTGGCCGCTAGATTCTTCTGCCATTTCCAGCCACGAGTTCCATCGAAGTTTCTGGAAGGTCACGCGCGTGGTGTGTTACCGTGTTCACTCCATTTATCGACACGTGTTACGTGTGGGAGAGAACTTCAATGATTGTGCTTCCACGTCGCATTTTCTACACCTGTACATCATCTTTAACCTgagtcaaattcttgtctacTGTAATAAAAACTgcctttaatttttgtttacagtgtatatttaatttatatatgcaatttttaatgttttactataaatctttatataatttcatttttaattatctttttaaatatttataaaatcctTTAATTTTTTCACCATTTCATTAAGTTTTCCTTAAACCCAACATGAAGGTGTGGTATATGAATttgaatgcattttttttcttgtaaattaATCAATGACATGTGTAATTtaatcaaaagaaattaaaagctTGATGTAGATTTTTTTagcaataaataaatgattgtTTGGTGTAACCTTTTAATTGgaccatttcaaattttgaaaaaactctaggtttgtttgacttttttttaagatgattttttttttttaaattataataaccaTATGAATTTATGAAAAGTTAAAAGTAACCTATTTCCaacatttttaaaatggaaaacaGTGACTTCTAAATTTCATGTTTAAATTGGCCTTGAATAATTTATCGcttttttcaaattacaataAAACTTTTCTGGTTTCATTTctcatttatacatttttattaaatgagatgaaataatgtaaagaaaaaagttgttttatatttttacaattcctaattattcaagaaaaattgttcatccaacaaaaattatattgtatgaAAATACAGCAAgaaattaacaaaaagaaattctttataaatttatatatgcacgctaatattattttacattcatcaatcaattcaatcataaatttcaccaaacaattataacaataatgTTTAACAAGTccagaagaaaagaagaaactttAGTTAAGTTATCAACTATTTTTTTAGctataagtaaaataatatttaaaagtgttagtaaaattattgttttacaaaataaattcacTTAAACTTATATTGtctagaatttaaaaaaaaaaatcaattattcaatttataaagtGGGGTCCTTATTAAAAAGTGACATGTTAAAAATAAGGAGTTTtgtctttaataaaatatttttcttagaaGGTTTTTTTATCCTATTGTGAAAGTATTTGGCTATTTTGAAGggttaaaagatgaaaataatagCAATAAAGTGAAAGTGGAAGCGTGCATACACATGAAAGTGAACTTAGGACATGTCTAAGGTCAACATCGATCAAATATTTCAgaatattattttcaactttAAGCCTTTGGTTGCATTATTGGAAGAGtgataaggaaaataaaataaaaagaaactgacactaaaaataaggaaatataCCAGAAATAGAAGATAAATGAgtgaatttttttgtaaaagatgGTGATTGATTGTGctgattttatttccttttattgtaatatacatatttattaatttactttctAGAATTcgtaaaataaatgaaaataatattatattttttgtaatggtaaatttttttaggaaaatatctttttcaataatttctttaaaaaaaaatttataactgtctatgttgtaattttttattgatccATTTTAATTATacgaaccaataaaatagtaatacataaaaaaattattaaaataagttattaacttatattttcttttattaattgtaacATGTAATTGCACAGAAAAGTTTTGTGGTTGGATTGTCACTTATTCATGCACCCAAAAAGAAGATTCCAAAGTTTTTTGATCACGCATGCATTTTTGATGGAACgagatttgtttttcttcttgtccttttcattttccttttccatgTTAAAGTTACTTCGAATGTGCCTTCTTATAAGTCTATACAGTTTCAATGGCGACCAAGATTTCCAGAATCAGATCCAATTTCATCCTCAGAATAGCCCATTTTTCATGAAGCTGCCATGTATGTGCATATGCcaccacaaaatatatatatatatatatatatatatatatatatatatatatatatatatataaaaatatatatatatatatatatatatatatatatatatatatatatataaagacaatattaataaaatatgagtaCAGttcatacataaataattaatatcatatgtaatttaaaacttatttattttctttcatttttattcaatataataatataatactagATTCATATTTAACAaatgtcataataaaaaatatatcataattataGAATATGATACCTGGTTGGAATATAGTTAAAAccgttaaattttttacatagaCTCTTCCATTTATCACACACGTCCACACTTTCTCTCTGTAGCTTTTCACAAAATCACAGTTTTAGTTACACAATCATTTGACAGTTTGTGTCACTGTCAAATgtttcaatcatcaaccacgaccacaaatatttttttctcaaccaaaaAGTTTACAACAACATTAttaaatttcctttttctttttaattcatatCAGATGAGAAATGAGTGTGGAAACTCAGCTAAATTTTGTCTGCTtcaaatcatatttatatttactcaGTCTATTTTACAGAGAATCTAAATTAATCagctaaatattattttatttctgctaatagaaattgaataaataaatttcaaacaaaaagatATACTTCATAGTTCTCAAACTTATACTTAAATAAGTCATTTTGAGATTGTACATGAATGTGAATCGTGTTATTTTTCTTCACTTGCTGTTGTAGTGTTGTCACTTtccaaaatttgtttttgcCATTAATGTGTATCTTTCATTAGATTCAATCATTTATTTCCCAAATACTTTCCATATCTTCccataaataatttctttaagttttttGGCATGCTTCTGATACGAAGTCGGTTTGTTCAACCAAATCACTTAACTACCTGATTGTGCATAACATGGACATGTGTCCCAATAAAACACGACAACAACAGACACATCCTCAAACTCCCATGTATcattcaaaacctaaatttaatgcAACCTTTCAAGTCCTATTTGGACTTCCCCTTCACCTCCAAGTTTTCATTATGCTCCTCCAAATTTTTTCAGTCATGTTAAAAGTACTTTTTTataagggtttttttttttttttctttcttataattttacCTTCATCCACTTATAcctattcattttttattcccACGTCTGTGTAATCCTAACATTGCTCCTCCCTCCCAGTTTGCTCTCCATCCCTACACCATGCTCTTGCAGATTTTGTCTAGTTCTTTTGCAGATTTCATCACACCAATCTTAGTTCATTCTTGCACCGGTCATTCATCCATTCCAGGCCTGTATTTGTTTAGATATGTTTTCTACATTTCATTTAAAATGACTAGTATAATGTAAATGAAAGTATAAATGAGATATCTATGTGGATTTGGAGAATAGAGTTCGtgggatttcaaaatttatttataaattttatcggATTTCGAAATTTGTTAAaggtttatttaacatataaCTGAATTCAAAATACGATTAAGAATTTTAtaggattttgaaatctgattaagagtttattcaattttcaaaactcatgagtgtgtatctatatatattttatttattttggtattttaattttatttatgtattctctattttttatcggtattgattttaatgttttataaatttgtttgttatataagtaaaaaaaatgcaagGTGCTTCTATGTATTAGGCTGAAagttttttcacaaaattatcGCAatcggaatcgcgacgggacgacgatccaaaaaaaaagaaacgagatttgaaaaaaagattttggagtcgccaccatagtttattctgaaaaactatggaaaaaccataaagaaaAAGGCATGGCCTGCGAAAACCGGATTTTCGGtccgggagtcggttacgtgtagggaaggtattagcaccctacaacgcctgcccaaagacagtacctttaattaaatacgcgaataaagatgtggttcacaaaatgtttaactatcccaaaaagcaaaattctaaatggacaaaatatattttttattttttttgtgcccgacaaggactGACCTTACttctacgtattctcaaaatgagaaattaagGTTACGTAATTTTAGGTGAAAGATTGTTTATTGTTTgcaaacatttatattttagcatttttataaaaagggaaaagattcttagcacgaggacgatgcgtgcgatcacagaCGTACTTAAACcgttaaaacatatttgataattttatgaaaggcgaaaaggtcttagcacgaggacgatgcgtgcgatcacacacgtgcttaaacctttaaaacatatttgataattttatgaaaagggaaaaggtcCTAGCACGAGGANNNNNNNNNNNNNNNNNNNNNNNNNNNNNNNNNNNNNNNNNNNNNNNNNNNNNNNNNNNNNNNNNNNNNNNNNNNNNNNNNNNNNNNNNNNNNNNNNNNNNNNNNNNNNNNNNNNNNNNNNNNNNNNNNNNNNNNNNNNNNNNNNNNNNNNNNNNNNNNNNNNNNNNNNNNNNNNNNNNNNNNNNNNNNNNNNNNatgcgtgcgatcacacacgtgcttaaacctttaaaacatatttgataattttatgaaaggggaaaaggtcttagcacgaggacgatgcgtgcgattaCACACGttcttaaacctttaaaacatatttttttaattttatcaagaGAGAAagggtcttagcacgaggacgatgcgtgcgatcacacacgtgcttaaacccttaaaacatgtctaataacttattaaaaggagtaaaaggtcttagcacgaggacgatgtgtgcgatcacacacgtgcttaaacctttaaaacatattttttaatttttataaaaggagaaaagatatTAGCATGAGAAcaatgcgtgcgatcacacgcgtgcttaaacctttaaaacatatttttttattattttaaattttttttattgtttttgtggtttttgatatttatgtaaaagtagataaaataaaggtagaaaaatagaaataaaataaataggtaaataaataaatgaaaataaaaagtagaaataaaataaactaaaagattaagtgataaaatgaaaaaaacaaaataataagtgaAAAAATTGTGGTGATGCTTAGACAAGAAGAGGGGTGTTCAAACCAATTTATAAGCAGTCTGGGCT contains these protein-coding regions:
- the LOC106764962 gene encoding ultraviolet-B receptor UVR8 isoform X2 — translated: MGVNNGEESKVGALERVLYMWGYLPGALPQRTPLLTPVAVRFPPCSHSWNDVCGGGCGFAIAISESGKLITWGSTDDLGQSYVTSGKHGETPEPFPLPTEASIVKAAAGWAHCVAVTEHGEVYTWGWKECIPSGRVFGEPSTGVGLEKDVPGSHSQLSTEQVSPRSQGSRSTGGTASNNSGEESTKRRRVSATKQTAESSSSSDDSLTAFPCLVTLNPGIKIASVAAGGRHTLALSDTGLVWAWGYGGEGQLGLGSRIRMVSSPHLVPCTDSSYYGKDRSATLVRGSMGSEGQSFRVPGSYIKRIACGGRHSAVITDAGALLTFGWGLYGQCGQGSTDDELSPTCVSSLLGIHIEGVAAGLWHTVCTSADGDVYAFGGNQFGQLGTGADQAETLPRLVDSPSLENIHAKNISCGARHTALVTEGGRVFCWGWNKYGQLGLGDVIDRNVPSEVTIEGCVPKNVACGWWHTLLLAESPT
- the LOC106764962 gene encoding ultraviolet-B receptor UVR8 isoform X1; this encodes MGVNNGEESKVGALERVLYMWGYLPGALPQRTPLLTPVAVRFPPCSHSWNDVCGGGCGFAIAISESGKLITWGSTDDLGQSYVTSGKHGETPEPFPLPTEASIVKAAAGWAHCVAVTEHGEVYTWGWKECIPSGRVFGEPSTGVGLEKDVPGSHSQLSTEQVSPRSQGSRSTGGTASNNSGEESTKRRRVSATKQTAESSSSSDDSLTAFPCLVTLNPGIKIASVAAGGRHTLALSDTGLVWAWGYGGEGQLGLGSRIRMVSSPHLVPCTDSSYYGKDRSATLVRGSMGSEGQSFRVPGSYIKRIACGGRHSAVITDAGALLTFGWGLYGQCGQGSTDDELSPTCVSSLLGIHIEGVAAGLWHTVCTSADGDVYAFGGNQFGQLGTGADQAEQTLPRLVDSPSLENIHAKNISCGARHTALVTEGGRVFCWGWNKYGQLGLGDVIDRNVPSEVTIEGCVPKNVACGWWHTLLLAESPT
- the LOC106764962 gene encoding ultraviolet-B receptor UVR8 isoform X3, with the translated sequence MGVNNGEESKVGALERVLYMWGYLPGALPQRTPLLTPVAVRFPPCSHSWNDVCGGGCGFAIAISESGKLITWGSTDDLGQSYVTSGKHGETPEPFPLPTEASIVKAAAGWAHCVAVTEHGEVYTWGWKECIPSGRVFGEPSTGVGLEKDVPGSHSQLSTEQVSPRSQGSRSTGGTASNNSGEESTKRRRVSATKQTAESSSSSDDSLTAFPCLVTLNPGIKIASVAAGGRHTLALSGLVWAWGYGGEGQLGLGSRIRMVSSPHLVPCTDSSYYGKDRSATLVRGSMGSEGQSFRVPGSYIKRIACGGRHSAVITDAGALLTFGWGLYGQCGQGSTDDELSPTCVSSLLGIHIEGVAAGLWHTVCTSADGDVYAFGGNQFGQLGTGADQAEQTLPRLVDSPSLENIHAKNISCGARHTALVTEGGRVFCWGWNKYGQLGLGDVIDRNVPSEVTIEGCVPKNVACGWWHTLLLAESPT